The proteins below are encoded in one region of Helicoverpa armigera isolate CAAS_96S chromosome 11, ASM3070526v1, whole genome shotgun sequence:
- the LOC110381113 gene encoding tryptophan--tRNA ligase, mitochondrial isoform X5 produces MLSLVRYSNMRSIIKTNYIKCNRCVRHVRLKRQFSTKTGSDEGGSEGGREEWPRRVVTGLQPTGALHIGNYFGAVRRCVRLQDQGEDLTIFIADLHSLTTRQEPQQLQQRVLELAACLLASGVDPERSVVFAQSAVPRHAELCWLLACLATQARLAHLPQYRQKAAALQDVPVGLLLYPVLQAADVLLYGGTHVPVGADQAQHLQLAAQLARSFAHRYGRAFPTPRALLPDDGSDRLRSLRDPSKKMSKSDSDPKSRILLMDPDDVIQMKIRKAVTDFTPQGCPILVLSSPLGHIAGCSQN; encoded by the exons atGTTAAGCTTAGTCAGATATTCAAATATGCGTAGCATTATTAAGACTAATTATATTAAGTGTAACCGATGTGTGAGGCATGTAAGATTAAAGCGTCAATTTTCAACAAAG ACAGGCAGCGATGAAGGTGGGTCGGAGGGCGGTCGCGAGGAGTGGCCGCGGCGCGTGGTGACGGGGCTGCAGCCGACCGGCGCACTGCACATCGGCAACTACTTCGGTGCCGTGCGGCGCTGCGTGCGCCTGCAGGACCAGGGCGAAGACCTCACGATATTCATAGCCGACCTGCACTCTCTCACCACACGCCAG GAGCCACAGCAGCTTCAGCAGCGCGTGCTGGAGCTGGCGGCGTGCCTACTGGCCAGCGGCGTGGACCCCGAGCGCAGCGTGGTGTTCGCGCAGTCGGCCGTGCCGCGCCACGCCGAGCTGTGCTGGCTGCTGGCGTGCCTGGCCACGCAGGCGCGGCTGGCGCACCTGCCGCAGTACCGGCAGAAGGCGGCCGCGCTGCAGGACGTGCCCGTGGGGCTGCTGCTGTACCCCGTGCTGCAGGCGGCCGACGTGCTGCTGTACGGCGGCACGCACGTGCCGGTGGGCGCGGACCAGGCGCAGCACCTGCAGCTGGCGGCGCAGCTGGCGCGCAGCTTCGCGCACCGCTACGGCCGCGCCTTCCCCACGCCCCGGGCGCTGCTACCCG ACGACGGCAGCGACCGCCTGCGCAGTCTGCGTGACCCCAGTAAGAAGATGTCCAAGTCCGACAGCGATCCCAAGTCGCGTATTCTGTTGATGGATCCCGATGACGTCATTCAGATGAAAATTAGGAAAGCCGTTACCGACTTTACGCCAcag
- the LOC126056735 gene encoding reticulon-4-interacting protein 1, mitochondrial: MAAAAAVALRAPGAGRMRAWRVHAYGALAELRLDEARVPPLRRPRDVLVRVRAASLNPIDVAMIGGYGARALNTLRALDGADGVEFPLVPGRDFVGTVERAGPAARLRPGQRVWGVVPPHCQGSHADFVVVKDEWAGVAPRALEDAAAGGALYAALTACAALRAAALGPRPRVLLLGLGGVGQAALQLLVARGAHVTVGCSGELAGLAERLGAAVVLDRHAPEYDHQLEACSPYSAVLDCAGLGGEEAAARRWRFARYVTLSTPLLRQMDARGLAAGALCAGAALLAQSARVAGAGAAGALPPHVRWAFFSPSAADIELLRRLAERGQFAVCVERVWAWWRAAEAFERAARGGARGKLLLDWTAPPPQPA, from the exons ATGGCTGCGGCAGCGGCAGTAGCGCTGCGAGCGCCGGGCGCGGGGCGCATGCGCGCGTGGCGCGTGCACGCGTACGGCGCGCTGGCCGAGCTGCGGCTGGACGAGGCGCGCGTGCCGCCGCTGCGGCGCCCGCGCGACGTGCTggtgcgcgtgcgcgccgcCTCGCTCAACCCCATCGACGTGGCCATGATCGGCGGCTACGGCGCGCGCGCGCTCAACACGCTGCGCGCGCTCGACGGCGCCGACGGCGTGGAGTTCCCGCTGGTGCCGGGCCGCGACTTCGTGGGCACGGTGGAGCGCGCGGGCCCCGCGGCGCGGCTGCGGCCCGGCCAGCGCGTGTGGGGCGTGGTGCCGCCGCACTGCCAGGGCTCGCACGCCGACTTCGTCGTCGTCAAAGATGAATGG GCGGGAGTGGCGCCGCGGGCGCTGGAGgacgcggcggcgggcggcgcgctgtACGCGGCGCTGACGGCGTGCGCGGCGCTGCGGGCGGCGGCGCTGGGCCCGCGGCCGCGCGTGCTGCTGCTGGGGCTGGGCGGCGTGGGGCAGGCGGCGCTGCAGCTGCTGGTGGCGCGCGGCGCGCACGTCACGGTGGGCTGCTCCGGCGAGCTGGCGGGGCTGGCGGAGCGGCTCGGCGCCGCCGTCGTGCTCGACCGCCACGCGCCGGAATATGACCACCAGCTGGAGGCGTGCAGCCC GTACTCGGCGGTGCTGGACTGCGCGGGGCTGGGCGGCGAggaggcggcggcgcggcgctggcggTTCGCGCGCTACGTGACGCTCAGCACGCCGCTGCTGCGCCAGATGGACGCGCGCGGGCTGGCGGCGGGCGCGCTGTGCGCCGGCGCGGCGCTGCTGGCGCAGAGCGCGCGcgtggcgggcgcgggcgcggccggCGCGCTGCCGCCGCACGTGCGCTGGGCCTTCTTCTCGCCGTCCGCCGCCGACATCGAGCTGCTGCGGCGGCTGGCGGAGCGCGGCCAGTTCGCGGTGTGCGTGGAGCGCGTGTGGGCGTGGTGGCGCGCGGCCGAGGCCTTCGAGCGCGCGGCGCGGGGGGGGGCGCGCGGCAAGCTGCTGCTGGACTGGACGGCGCCGCCCCCGCAGCCCGCCTGA